Proteins found in one Fundulus heteroclitus isolate FHET01 unplaced genomic scaffold, MU-UCD_Fhet_4.1 scaffold_54, whole genome shotgun sequence genomic segment:
- the mrps25 gene encoding 28S ribosomal protein S25, mitochondrial: MPMKGRYPIRRTLEYLQKGEIIFKNRVKIMTVNYNTHGQLSEGARKFVLFNIPQIQYKNPWVQIMMFKNMTPSPFLKFYLADGEQVLVDVEGKDYKQISQHVRKILGKSEEVLQSEAQAKMQASNPANFGPKKYCLRECICEVEGQVPCPGTTPLPKEMTGKYRAKMAESQE, translated from the exons ATGCCTATGAAAGGGAGGTATCCGATCAGGAGGACGCTGGAGTATCTGCAGAAGGGCGAAATCATCTTTAAGAACCGGGTGAAGATAATGACGGTGAACTACAACACACACGGACAGCTCAGCGAAGGAGCAAG GAAGTTCGTGCTGTTCAACATCCCGCAGATTCAGTACAAGAACCCGTGGGTTCAAATAATGATGTTCAAGAACATGACACCGTCGCCCTTTCTGAAGTTTTACCTgg CTGATGGTGAACAAGTACTGGTGGACGTGGAGGGTAAGGACTACAAGCAGATTTCACAACATGTTAGGAAGATTCTGGGCAAATCAGA AGAAGTGCTGCAAAGTGAAGCTCAAGCCAAGATGCAGGCGTCCAACCCGGCCAACTTCGGCCCAAAGAAGTACTGTCTGAGGGAGTGCATCTGTGAGGTGGAGGGCCAGGTGCCTTGTCCCGGCACCACGCCACTGCCAAAGGAGATGACGGGCAAATATCGAGCCAAAATGGCCGAGTCACAGGAGTGA
- the LOC105926121 gene encoding putative nuclease HARBI1, producing MDSNVVAACVSVVRSNHQIIRRKARLRRLMILCSQDYTPIYATPKIRVPLMERYLDPNQALRPDYMLSRTSLEALMDLLRREKTHGWGQEVEVLMAIYWLAHGLSYRVVSRAFDMPSSTVCDIVHRVCDAILTLLESVIRFPLPAECAEVGRGFQHLAGSPAFSRCVGAIDGCHIRIKAPLPGTASEYLNRKQFHSILLQAICDSTGKFLDVFVGYPGSVHDTTVLKNSPVFVGAVYPHPGYFIVGDGGYPCTSAPITLLTPYREPSRGPVEARFNIHHAKARVIIKKAFSMMKTRWKGIFFKALELSTTFAPKVVAVCAVLHNLAVTNGDDLDPAEGDPLPPPDPQPPELDDEEGGCILRDGLAAQVSAARQCSPCLQDHDYN from the exons ATGGATTCCAATGTCGTCGCTGCTTGTGTTTCTGTTGTGAGGAGCAACCATCAGATCATCAGGAGGAAGGCTCGGCTGAGGAGACTAATGATCTTGTGCAGCCAGGAT TACACACCGATCTATGCGACCCCCAAAATCAGGGTGCCTCTGATGGAACGGTACCTGGACCCTAACCAAGCTCTACGCCCAGACTACATGCTGTCCAGGACCTCCTTGGAGGCACTCATGGACCTGCTCAGGAGGGAGAAGACGCACGGTTGGGGGCAAGAAGTGGAGGTACTCATGGCAATATACTGGCTAGCACACGGACTGTCGTACCGGGTAGTGTCTCGCGCGTTTGACATGCCGAGCTCTACCGTGTGCGACATTGTCCACCGCGTGTGCGATGCCATTTTGACCCTCCTAGAGAGCGTTATTAGGTTCCCCCTCCCGGCAGAGTGTGCGGAAGTGGGGCGCGGCTTCCAACATCTGGCCGGCAGTCCTGCCTTCAGCCGCTGCGTTGGAGCTATTGACGGGTGTCACATCCGCATCAAGGCCCCCCTTCCTGGAACGGCCTCAGAATACCTGAACAGGAAGCAGTTCCACAGCATCCTGCTCCAGGCGATCTGTGACAGCACCGGCAAATTCCTGGACGTGTTCGTCGGTTACCCTGGGTCAGTGCATGACACCACGGTGCTGAAAAACAGTCCGGTGTTTGTTGGTGCCGTCTACCCACATCCTGGCTATTTCATTGTGGGGGATGGGGGATATCCGTGCACCAGTGCGCCAATAACACTCCTCACCCCCTACCGTGAGCCATCGAGGGGACCCGTGGAGGCCCGCTTCAACATCCATCACGCCAAG GCCCGCGTCATCATCAAGAAGGCCTTCAGCATGATGAAGACCAGATGGAAAGGGATCTTCTTCAAAGCTCTAGAACTGAGTACCACCTTCGCTCCAAAGGTTGTGGCAGTATGTGCCGTCCTCCACAACCTTGCAGTCACTAATGGCGATGACCTGGACCCAGCTGAAGGAGATCCCTTGCCTCCACCTGATCCACAACCTCCTGAGCTGGACGACGAAGAAGGGGGTTGCATTCTCAGAGATGGATTGGCAGCACAAGTGTCTGCCGCCCGCCAGTGCTCTCCTTGCCTTCAAGACCACGATTATAACTGA
- the LOC105926118 gene encoding rabenosyn-5 → MASSYAPPFEGTGEVKEGFLCPLCLKDLQSFYQLQGHYEEEHSGDDRHVRGQIKSLVQKAKKAKDKLLKRDGDDRPDTGGSYESFYYGGVDPYMWEPQELGATKSHLDLFKKHRAARIDHYVIEVNKLIIRLEKLTAFDRVNSDAAKIRAIEKSVVSWVSDSDVPFCPDCGNKFNMRNRRHHCRLCGSIMCRRCMEFVPLPLAQKLINGTREALCVPGSPGQSQSPPAGGGGGGGGMGSRRGSITSLSSVASILEEKDDEKIRCCHHCMDTLLKRQQKLEEKDHVPDVVKLYERLRMCMEKVEEKAPEYIRMAESLNAGETTYNLDTAGGLRLEVQKYYELIDALSKKILTLGIKDEPPPRPKALQLQKMIRYTATLFVQERLLGLMSLPTKDKYEELKEKRKQEQERRLQQERQAAQETLKRRQEYERNRPSANGELPQAPRAPRMTKAGGWLPSADAGHTRRELEDPLLQQIENIQSFLRQAREARRTDEVAMLEENLRQLQDEYDQQQTTVAMALSQKLAQEESLQQGELQRLEAREREGREQWGSAFASTQPSLTWEPSLDISPAGDHQVEEEEAAAADVPTLKTEASPSAVRALSSVTSQEDSPPRLRSLGGHITPPGGEGQSSASLNPFEEEDSTPIEEDPSNPFFEDIKREVSNGKKEYNPFDEDADPEEDKRAEAERGNPFQEEDADPRNPFLDAAAGTSPGASTNPFDEDGDDEGLPDVDMIEEELLLQQIDNIRAYIFDAKLSGRLDEVELLTENLKELQQTLQEQKNKRH, encoded by the exons ATGGCGTCCAGCTATGCGCCACCTTTTGAGGGCACGGGTGAAGTGAAGGAGGGCTTCCTGTGCCCTCTGTGCCTGAAGGACCTTCAGTCTTTCTACCAACTCCAAGGCCACTATGAAGAGGAGCACTCAGGGGATGATCGGCATGTCCGGGGACAGATCAAAA GTTTGGTTCAGAAGGCGAAGAAAGCCAAAGACAAACTGTTGAAGAGGGATGGAGACGACCGGCCAGACACCGGCGGCAGTTATGAGTCTTTCTACTACGGTGGAGTCGACCCATATATGTGGGAGCCTCAGGAACTTG GAGCAACTAAAAGTCACTTGGACCTGTTTAAGAAACACCGGGCAGCCCGCATCGATCATTATGTCATTGAAGTCAACAAGCTCATCATTAGACTGGAAAAG TTGACGGCGTTTGACCGAGTCAACTCAGATGCTGCTAAAATAAGAG CCATCGAGAAGTCCGTAGTGTCTTGGGTGAGTGACTCGGATGTCCCCTTCTGTCCTGATTGTGGAAACAAGTTCAACATGCGAAACAGACGCCACCACTGCCGCCTCTGCGGCTCCATCATGTGCAGGAGGTGCATGGAGTTCGTCCCTCTACCTTTGGCCC AGAAGCTCATTAATGGGACTCGAGAGGCCCTGTGTGTGCCTGGAAGCCCCGGTCAGTCCCAGTCtccaccagcagggggcggcggcggcggcggcgggatgGGCTCCAGGAGGGGCAGCATCACCAGCCTGAGCAGCGTAGCCTCCATATTGGAGGAAAAGGATGACGAGAAGATCCGCTGCTGCCACCACTGCATGGACACGCTGCTGAAGAGGCAGCAGAAGTTGGAGGAGAAGGACCACGTTCCGGATGTAGTCAAACTCTATGAG AGGCTGAGGATGTGCATGGAGAAGGTGGAGGAAAAGGCTCCAGAGTATATTCGAATGGCTGAATCCCTCAA CGCCGGAGAAACCACGTACAATCTGGACACCGCcggtggactgaggctggaagTGCAGAAATACTACGAACTGATCGATGCTCTAAG TAAGAAGATCTTAACACTGGGGATCAAAGATGAGCCGCCGCCACGCCCGAAGGCGCTCCAGCTGCAGAAGATGATACGCTACACGGCCACACTGTTTGTCCAG gAGAGGCTGTTGGGGCTGATGTCTTTACCCACTAAAGACAAATACGAAGAGCTCAAAGAGAAGCGGAAACAGGAACAAGAGAGGAGACTCCAACAAGAGAGACAG GCGGCTCAGGAGACTCTGAAGAGGAGGCAGGAGTATGAGAGAAACCGTCCATCGGCTAACGGGGAGCTGCCGCAGGCCCCCAGAGCCCCCCGCATGACTAAAGCCGGTGGCTGGCTGCCCTCCGCAGACGCCGGCCACACTCGCAGGGAGCTGGAGGACCCCCTCCTGCAGCAGATTGAAAACATCCAGTCGTTCCTCCGTCAGGCCCGCGAGGCGCGGCGGACCGACGAGGTGGCCATGCTGGAGGAGAACCTGCGTCAGCTGCAGGACGAATACGACCAGCAGCAGACCACCGTCGCCATGGCGCTCTCCCAGAAGCTGGCTCAGGAGGAGAGCTTACAGCAGGGGGAGCTGCAGCGCCTGGAGGCCCGGGAGAGGGAAGGGAGGGAGCAGTGGGGCTCCGCTTTCGCCTCCACCCAGCCTTCGCTCACCTGGGAGCCGTCTCTGGACATCAGCCCGGCAGGAGATCaccaggtggaggaggaggaggcggcggcaGCAGACGTCCCGACTCTGAAGACTGAGGCCAGTCCATCGGCCGTCAGGGCGCTCTCCTCCGTCACCTCGCAGGAGGATTCTCCTCCCAGACTAAGAAGCTTAGGAGGGCACATAACCCCCCCTGGTGGCGAAGGACAGAGCAGCGCCTCCCTTAACCCCTTCGAAGAGGAGGACTCCACTCCCATCGAGGAGGATCCATCCAACCCCTTCTTTGAGGACATCAAGAGGGAAGTTTCCAACGGGAAGAAGGAGTACAACCCTTTCGACGAAGACGCAGACCCCGAGGAGGACAAACGGGCCGAGGCGGAGCGAGGCAACCCCTTCCAGGAGGAGGACGCCGACCCACGGAACCCCTTCCTGGACGCCGCTGCCGGGACGTCGCCGGGGGCCTCGACCAACCCCTTCGACGAGGACGGCGATGACGAGGGCCTGCCTGACGTGGACATGATAGAGGAAGAACTGCTGCTCCAGCAGATCGACAACATCAGGGCCTACATCTTCGACGCCAAGCTCAGCGGGCGGCTCGACGAGGTGGAGCTGTTGACGGAGAACCTCAAAGAGCTACAGCAGACTCTGCAGGAGCAGAAGAACAAGAGGCACTAA